Proteins encoded together in one Schistocerca americana isolate TAMUIC-IGC-003095 chromosome 8, iqSchAmer2.1, whole genome shotgun sequence window:
- the LOC124545583 gene encoding bromodomain-containing protein 4-like produces the protein MSEGEDVRFRARESGAHVPGTPLPAGRGLTGLAPSAAPPSAGTSTMTRHGARGSVSTLASEMNMDHDMDFTPALPDEDEPAETPVASKDAKNHRRGDRSHSTDGREDHGSTAEADFQIPPRKKQARHQQLILARELNVTNRYEPLQGTGVSLDAANDNLVEKQRQRDEEQRRQNTPADTGNDDDMEADAQPTPPAGPKRIPPITLRYKESYKELHTWLKTNCKAAFTVRQTGGETLKLLLNTTEDYVNVVGKLGEEGIPMYTTPAVRPPTIKTLIKGVPTTVTHSELEEELEDLGYVATLIEHHKMPGTNQLTGHRVVILPDTPEHRGIFQLTRIYDLSVKVERLRRSRGHIQCYRCQAFNHVARYCTMPPVCVKCGAGLDSRECTRSREEAPTCGLCGRAHPANYRTCPKHKQASRRYRGLPPMKKPSTRRQRPPPPPPPPTVDPSSWPTPMQHRANRLRAELTAAEALKQGLQPHTSTSIPTSQRLTVPPAYGPQPANAPRQPSPPPRTEQPDIHVLLAQVASTLAEVSRALAQLPKTTPPPSRGRSAER, from the coding sequence ATGTCAGAGGGTGAGGACGTGCGATTCCGTGCTCGTGAGTCTGGTGCTCATGTACCAGGAACGCCcctgccggccggccgcggtttgACGGGGCTTGCTCCGTCGGCCGCCCCGCCATCAGCCGGCACGTCTACGATGACCCGACACGGCGCGAGGGGAAGTGTTAGTACCCTCGCGTCGGAGATGAATATGGACCACGATATGGACTTCACACCGGCTCTACCTGATGAGGACGAACCCGCCGAGACTCCTGTAGCCTCGAAAGACGCGAAGAACCATCGACGAGGAGACCGTAGCCACTCAACAGACGGCCGAGAAGACCACGGCAGCACAGCTGAAGCTGACTTCCAGATTCCGCCACGTAAGAAGCAGGCGCGCCACCAGCAGCTCATACTGGCCCGAGAACTGAATGTGACCAACAGGTATGAGCCCCTACAAGGGACGGGGGTGTCACTGGATGCCGCAAACGACAACTTAGTTGAAAAACAGAGGCAAAGAGACGAAGAACAGCGGCGGCAAAACACGCCCGCAGATACTGGAAACGACGATGACATGGAAGCAGACGCTCAACCAACACCACCTGCAGGACCGAAGCGGATTCCACCAATAACTTTGCGATATAAGGAGTCCTACAAGGAGCTGCACACGTGGCTCAAGACTAACTGCAAGGCGGCCTTTACAGTGAGACAGACGGGCGGTGAGACGCTGAAGCTGCTCTTAAACACCACTGAGGATTATGTCAACGTCGTGGGAAAGCTTGGGGAGGAAGGGATTCCCATGTACACGACGCCAGCGGTCCGTCCGCCAACCATAAAAACACTGATCAAGGGAGTACCAACGACTGTGACGCACTCAGAGCTCGAAGAGGAGTTAGAAGATCTTGGATATGTTGCTACACTCATAGAACATCACAAGATGCCAGGTACCAATCAACTGACTGGACACCGAGTTGTGATATTACCGGACACGCCAGAACATCGAGGCATATTTCAGCTCACCCGAATCTATGACTTATCGGTGAAAGTTGAGCGACTGAGAAGATCACGCGGCCATATTCAGTGTTATCGATGCCAAGCATTCAACCATGTCGCCCGCTATTGCACCATGCCACCAGTGTGCGTCAAATGCGGCGCGGGACTTGACAGCCGCGAATGTACGCGGTCAAGAGAAGAAGCGCCGACGTGCGGGCTCTGTGGCAGGGCTCATCCCGCTAATTACAGAACGTGCCCCAAGCACAAGCAGGCAAGTCGCAGGTACAGAGGACTACCACCAATGAAGAAGCCATCTACGCGCCGGCAACGaccgccgccgcctccaccaccgCCGACCGTGGACCCGAGCAGCTGGCCCACGCCGATGCAGCACCGCGCCAACAGGCTGCGCGCAGAGCTCACGGCAGCGGAAGCTCTGAAACAGGGCCTCCAGCCGCATACGTCTACGTCAATTCCGACGTCACAGCGCCTAACTGTGCCGCCAGCCTATGGACCACAGCCGGCAAATGCACCCAGACAGCCGTCACCACCACCGAGGACGGAACAGCCCGATATACATGTACTGCTTGCCCAGGTCGCATCTACGCTTGCGGAGGTGAGTAGAGCGCTTGCGCAGCTACCGAAAACCACGCCGCCACCATCGAGGGGACGATCAGCAGAGCGCTAA